A single region of the Erythrobacter sp. genome encodes:
- a CDS encoding lysozyme gives MRRRRFFGSFRAFRERLMRLRARARGRGAALRDPARRIALPKRKGAAALLSVSAVALAGASDIAIRAEPRTAPPVVEQAVFDPAIRRDAADLATSEAMVAALVEEEGVRYRVYRDVAGYPTVGVGHLVLPEDNLRLGQRITHARAMKLLERDLEKAEAGVRDLLAGLPVNQNEFDALVDLVFNVGIGNVSPEESPRLNAAIRAGDYEAIAAELEYTTAAGRVAGGLIHRSERRTQIFLDADYEDPRSA, from the coding sequence GTGCGGCGGCGGCGCTTCTTCGGCTCCTTCCGCGCTTTCCGCGAACGCCTGATGCGCCTGCGCGCAAGGGCGCGCGGGCGCGGCGCGGCGCTCCGCGATCCGGCCCGGCGTATCGCCCTGCCCAAGCGGAAAGGCGCCGCCGCCCTGCTGAGCGTTTCGGCGGTGGCGCTCGCTGGGGCTTCGGACATCGCGATCCGGGCCGAGCCCCGCACCGCGCCCCCGGTGGTCGAGCAGGCCGTGTTCGACCCCGCGATCCGGCGCGATGCCGCCGACCTTGCCACCAGCGAGGCGATGGTCGCGGCGCTGGTCGAGGAAGAAGGCGTGCGCTACCGCGTCTATCGCGACGTCGCGGGCTATCCGACCGTGGGCGTGGGCCACCTCGTCCTGCCCGAGGACAATCTGCGGCTCGGCCAGCGCATCACCCATGCCCGCGCGATGAAGCTGCTCGAGCGCGATCTCGAAAAGGCGGAGGCCGGGGTGCGCGACCTGCTCGCCGGGCTGCCGGTCAACCAGAACGAATTCGACGCGCTGGTCGATCTCGTCTTCAATGTCGGCATCGGCAATGTCTCGCCGGAAGAAAGCCCGCGCCTCAACGCGGCGATCCGGGCGGGGGATTACGAGGCCATTGCAGCCGAGCTTGAATACACCACGGCTGCCGGACGGGTCGCGGGCGGGCTGATCCACCGCTCCGAACGGCGCACGCAGATCTTTCTCGATGCCGATTACGAAGATCCGCGAAGCGCCTGA